AAATCGCGGCGATGCGAAACCGCCTGGCCTTCCTCTCGTCGGGCGGCGACGCCGGCGCCGAGTTTCCTGCCTTGACCGGCACGCGCGGGTGATATTGGGGCTGTTTCAAGAACGGCGCCTCGCACAGACGCCCTGCGTCCTTCGACAGGCTTGAGGCATGAGGGGACTCTTTTTGGCACAAAGATTTTCCTCATGGTGAGCCTGTCGAACCACGCAATACAGTGGTCCCAGCCCTACATCGGTTCGGGGCTGCCGGCCTCGGCCTTCTTTTCCAGCGCCTTGCGGTGGTAGTCGGCCATGTGCTGGTGGACCAGGGCGCCGAACCACTGGCGGAACTTGGCGCGATCGTCGGGCGTGTTGGGCAGGTGCGGGCCCTGGCGCAGGGCCTGGCCCATGATGCCCTCGCCGAAGGCGACCATGGCGACCAGGAAGACGATGTTCGCGGTATCGTCCTCGCCCGGCGCCTCGATGCCCTCGTCGGCATGGCGCCGCGCGCGGATGTGGTGGATCACCGCGATGATGTCGTTGATCATGCCGGGCGAGACGCCCTGCGTCTCCTCCCCCTGGGCCAGGGTGAGCCAGGCGGCCAGGCGGGCATAGCCGCGTTCGGCCAGCACCTCGAAGACCTTCTCCATCACCACCACCGGCTCGGGCACGATGCCGGCTTGGGTGTCGAGGGCGACCAGCAGGTCGAGGCGCAACTGTTCGGTGGCGCGCTCGGTCAGCGCCCGCACCAGGCCCTCGCGGCTTTCGAAGTGATGCAGGATCGCCGAATGGGACAGGCCGACATCGCGGCCGATGTCCTGCAGCCGGATCCCCTCCGGCCCCAGGCGCGACAGGCGCGACTCCGCCGCGTCGAGGATCTGGCGACGGGCCTCCTCGGATGTGCGCCGCACCCGCTTACCCCCGATCGACGAGACCGCCATCTATCACTTCTCCCATTGACAGGCCGCTACAGTGGATTATCTTATGAACAGTGTTGTTAGTAAGCCGTCTATCAGAATCCGGCAATGACAAAATTATGGAGGAATCCGATGGCTACGTCGCGTGTTGATACGAAACGCCGATATCGCCCGCTCGTCGCCCTCAAGGCGCTGCGCACCCTGCTGCGCGACAAGGAAGACACCAAGCAAGTGTTCACGATCGTCGACGCCCTGGGCGGCCCGGCCTTCGAGAAGATGTACAGGCGCTTCCGGACCCAGGCCAACGCCCTGGAAATCCTCGAACGGCCGCGGATGCTGTGCGACGTGCTGGGCGACCGCGCCTATCTCGGCAGCTTGCCCGAGGGCAGTCTGGGCCGCGACTACCTGGCCTTTGTCGAGCGCGAGCAGATCACCGCCGACGGCCTGGTGGCGGCCAGCGATGAGGGCTACCAGTCCGACCGTCAAACCCTCGATCCGCTGATGCGCCGCCTGGGCGAGCGGCTGCGCGACAGCCACGACCTCTATCACGTGCTGGGCCAATACGGCCGTGACGGCATGGG
This DNA window, taken from Oleomonas cavernae, encodes the following:
- a CDS encoding Coq4 family protein, translated to MATSRVDTKRRYRPLVALKALRTLLRDKEDTKQVFTIVDALGGPAFEKMYRRFRTQANALEILERPRMLCDVLGDRAYLGSLPEGSLGRDYLAFVEREQITADGLVAASDEGYQSDRQTLDPLMRRLGERLRDSHDLYHVLGQYGRDGMGELNVLAFTHGVSGNPGILLVVLGGIHKLRQEYPEQRTLAMVYQSWQLGRAATFLPGADWEALLPVQTGEVRRMLGIGTPTLYHASGLKDSETPQGVMPVAA
- a CDS encoding TetR/AcrR family transcriptional regulator, which translates into the protein MAVSSIGGKRVRRTSEEARRQILDAAESRLSRLGPEGIRLQDIGRDVGLSHSAILHHFESREGLVRALTERATEQLRLDLLVALDTQAGIVPEPVVVMEKVFEVLAERGYARLAAWLTLAQGEETQGVSPGMINDIIAVIHHIRARRHADEGIEAPGEDDTANIVFLVAMVAFGEGIMGQALRQGPHLPNTPDDRAKFRQWFGALVHQHMADYHRKALEKKAEAGSPEPM